The window ATAGTTACAATTATTGATGTCTATGCGGTAATAGTTCAAGACAAAACATTAGAAATGATTTTTAAACCATTGTTAATGACAACTTTGGTAATAATCTATTTGGTTTCAGTAAAAAAGCCAAATTTCTGGTTGGTTTCTGCTTTGTTCTTTTCCTTTTGGGGAGATGTTTTTTTACTGGATAAAACCAACTATTTTGTATTTGGCTTAGGTTCTTTTTTAATAGCGCATTGCTTGTATATTGTAATGACGAAGCAATTTTTAAAGAAATTTAATTTTAAAGAATTATTGATTTGTTTTCCTCCATTTGCCATGATTTTTTTAGGAGTACTTCAGTTTATTAAGCACAATTTAGGTGAAATGCTAATTCCTGTAATCGTTTACGGATTAGTAATTTCCGTTTTTGGAGCATTTGCATTATTAAATTATAGGCAAGAAAGAACAACGCCAAATATGTGGTTGTTATTAGGTGCGGTTTTATTTATTGCTTCTGATAGTTTAATAGCGATTAACAATTTTTACAGCCCAAAACAGTTGTTTAACGTGTTAATTGTTGTTTTGTATATCCTTTCTCAATACTTAATTGTGAAAGCCGTGATTAAAAAAACAATAAAATAGTATCCTAATAAAGCAACTACTTTTTCATTTTGTAAATTTGAATACTAAAGAAGATGTCTAAAACGTATAAACTTATTCTTATTTAAATACAGTTTATACAGTTTTTTAAACTAAGAACACATTTTTAGCTTACTACTCTTGTAGAATAAATAACTTTGCAGGATAAAATATTTTTGATGAGATTTTTTCTTTTATACGTCTTTTTTTTAAGTGTGTTTTTGTCTTGTAAGACAAATGCTCAGGCAGAACTGGTTCTTTTGGATGAATTTGTTTTAGCAGATTCAATTAAGTCTAATAATTCTGTTATTGGTGGTTTGTCTGGAGTAGATTTTGCAAACGGATATTATTATTTTGTTGTAGACGATTCTAGAAAACCTAGATTTGTTAAGTCAAAAATTAAATTTGATAAAGACACAATTACATCTATAGATTTTATTGACGTAATTTATTTAAATGATTCAACGGAAACTTTTTATAATAATACTTTTTTAGACTTAGAATCTATTTTTGTTGACGAAGAAACCCAAGAAATAAATTTTGTTAGTGAAGGCTCTATAGTTAAAGGTAAAAGCCCGTCTGTATTTACCACAGATGCTTTAGGTAAATTAGTCCATAATTATACTATTCCGAGTTACTTTATTCCAAATAAAATAGCAAAATTAAAGCACAATGGAGCTTTTGAAGGTTCTTCTAAAAGTGTAGATAACAAAGGTTTTTGGATTGCAATGGAATCTCCTTTAATAGTTGACGGAGATGAACCTACGTTTAAAAAAACATCTTCGCCTATTAGAATTACTTATTTTGATAAAACTTCTAAGAAAGCCACAAAACAGTTTGCATATCAATTAGAACATATTACTAAACCATCTAAAGGAAAAGTAAATTTAAATGGTTTAACAGCTATTTTAGAATATAAAGAAAATCATTTTTTTATTATTGAAAGAACATATCAAAGTGGTTATGGAGCTCACGGAAATATTATTCGAATTTTTGAAGCAACTGTAGCAAACGAAACTACAAATATTTTAAATGTAGCATCTTTAAGAAAAACTGATTTTATTCCGCTTAAAAAGAAGTTGTTATTCAATTTTGAAAATGTAGAAAATAAATTAACAGACGGAATAATTGATAACATTGAAGGAATTACATTTGGGCCAACATTAGCAAACGGCAATAAGTCTTTATTATTAGTCTCTGATGATAATTTTCAATTGTATGGTAAACAACTTAATCAACTTTTGTTGTTAGAGATAGTAGAAAAATAAACGATTAAACATAATAAAACCCTATAAGTGTTCAATTTTTTAAAGAAAAAAGAAACAGTTCTTGCAAATAAATTAGCTGAGTTACAATTAGAAACTATAAAAAGTTCTAAGCGTAATAAAGTTAAAACAGTTGCAATTATTACTACAGAAGAAATTTCTCAAAAATATAATTTACAAAACCTTGTTGAAAAATCATTAGCAATTAAAAATACTAAAATTTATAGTTTTAGAAAATTTGATAAGCAAAATGAAATATCATTAAATCATTTTTCAGAAAAAGACATTGCTAAAAATGGAAAAATTAAAGATGAAAACTTTAATGTTTTTCTAAATGAACCATTTGATTTATTAATCGGTTTTTTTGATACCAATCATTTATATATTGAATATGCTACAGCAAAATCCAACGCAACCTACAAAGCAGGTTTTGCAAACGTAAATGAAGACCTGTTCGACTTAGAAATTCATTCTAAGACCGATCATACTTCAGAATTTTTATCAGAATTAAAAAAGTACTTACAAATTTTAGATAAACACTAAAATAATTAAAATTAAACAGTTAAATCCAATCTGTAAAATTTAATCGTTACTAAGCTTTTATTAATCAAAGTCTCCAAAAAAGAAGTATTTTTACAGGACTTTAAAAAACGATAGAATGCAAAAGTTTATAGGAACCGGAGTTGCGTTAGTAACACCATTTAATAATGATTTAAGTGTAGATTTTGAAGCGCTTAAAAAGTTAGTAAATTATAATATAGATAACGGAACAAATTACCTTGTAATTAATGGAACAACAGGAGAAAGCGGAACAATTACTGAGGAAGAAAAGCAGGAGATAATTGCTGTAATTGTTGACGTTAACAAAGGTCGTTTACCTTTAGTTTTAGGAGTTGGCGGAAATAATACCGCAAATGTTGTAAAAGAATTACAAACGAGAGATTTATCTAATATAGATGGAATTTTATCCGTTGCACCTTATTATAGCAAACCAACCCAAGAAGGTTTTTATCAGCATTTTAAAGCCATTGCAGAAGCAACAGACAAACCAATAATCTTATATAATGTTCCTGGAAGAACGGCTAAAAATATGGAGCCAGCTACAACCTTACGTTTAGCTAAAGACTTTAAAAATGTTGTAGCGGTTAAAGAAGCAGGTAACAACCAACAACAATATTACGAGTTAATAAAAAACAAGCCAGCAGACTTTTTAATAATCTCAGGTGATGATGATTTAGCATTAGGAACAACCTTAGCAGGAGGTTCTGGAGTAATTTCGGTAATAGGGCAAGCATTGCCAAAAGAATTTTCTACAATGATTAATTTAGGACTTGCAGGTAACAATGTAGAAGGATTTAAAATTCATTATAAAATAATGGATATTATCAATGCAATTTTTGAAGAAAACAATCCAGCAGGAATTAAATCGGTATTACATAAATTAAATATCTGTTCAGACGAAGTAAGATTACCGTTGGTAAAAGCTTCACCTGAATCACAAAAAAAACTAGCACAGTTTATAGATAATTTATAATTTGTCTAAACAAAAATTAGAGAAACAAAAGACCACAATAGCAATATTGTGGTCTTTTTTTAGCATCTTTGAACTATTAAAAATGAAATTATGTTATCAAAAAAAATAGAAGAAGCATTAAATGGTCAAATTACTATAGAAGCAGAATCTTCACAAGTATATTTATCAATGGCATGTTGGGCAGAAACTCAAGGTTTTGAAGGTGTTGCGCAGTTTATGTACGCACATTCAGACGAAGAACGTATGCACATGTTAAAATTAGTGAAATTTGTAAATGAAAGAGGAGGTCACGCAAAAATATCTGAATTAGCAGCGCCACCAACAGAATTTGGTTCGTTTAAAAATATGTTTCAAACATTGTTCGATCACGAAGTATTTGTATCAAAATCTATCAACGATTTAGTACATATAACATTAGAAGAACGCGATTATGCAACACATAATTTCTTACAATGGTACGTTTCTGAACAAATAGAAGAAGAAGCATTGGCAAGAAATATCTTAGATAAAATCAACTTAATTGGAGACGATAAAGGAGGTTTATATTTGTTTGATAATGACGTAAAGCAAATTGTTGGGCAACAAAACACCGATCAACAATAATAATTAGAAGCTATTTCCTGCTTTCACTACTCGCTTTTTTTGAGAAAAACAAAAAAGAGCTCAAACAAACCGTTCAATCAGGGCTAAGTTAACTTGCTTCAGCTAGTACTAACAGCATAAGCAAGACTAATTAACAAACATTTAGTATAAAATTCAGAAAAAAATTAGAGATTTTGTGGTTTATTGCACCGCACAATTTACTGTGTAAAAAATCGTTTTAATAATCCATAATTAATCACTAATTTTGCACCCGACCTATTTGGGATATAATAATGAAGAAAGTAGTATATTTATTGGCGTTCAGTTTACTTTTAATTTCGTGTGGCGAATATCAAAAAGTATTAAATAAAGGAACAACAGAAGATCAGTACAAGATGGCTGTAAAAATGTATGAAGCCCAAAAGTACGGTAAAGCAATACGTTTGTTTGAAAAAATAACACCAAGTTATAGAGGTAAACCACAAATGGAACGTATCCAATTTATGGTAGCAAACTCTAATTTTAACGAAAAAAGTTACAGTCTTGCAGGGTATTATTTTGATAGATTTACTCAGAATTATCCTAAAAGTTCTAAAAAAGAAGAAGCAGCATTTTTATCTGCATTATCATATTACAAAGCTGCACCACGTTTTAGTTTAGATCCAACAGATACAAACAAAGCATTAAATGCTTTTCAAAAGTTTATTGATGAAAATCCAAACTCATCTAAAATTGCTGAGGCAAATAAATACTATAAAGAAATACGTTATAAGTTAGAGAAAAAATCTTTCGAAATAGCGAAGACATATTATAGAACTGCGGATTATGATACAAGAAATTATAAAGCAGCCATACAAGCTTTCGATAATCTTTTATCAGATTATTTAGGAACAGAATTTAAAGAAGAAGCATTGTATTACCGTTTTAAAGCAGCAAATGATTTTGCTTTAAAAAGTACAAAAAGAAGAAAAGAAGAGCGTATTAAAGAAGCAGTTACTGCTTATCAAAAGCTAAAAAGAAATTTCCCAGAATCTAAATTTATGGAAGATTCTAACGAAATGTTAGCAGAATTACAAGAAGAACAAAAACAATTTGCAAAAATTTAATTATGGATTATAAAGACACAAATGCAGCTAGTACTACAATAACGTATGATAAAGGTGCAATTGAAGCCCCAACAGATAACATCTATGAGGCAATTTCAATTATAGCAAAAAGAGCTACTCAAATTAATTCTGATTTAAAGAAAGAATTAGTAGAAAAGCTAGATGAATTTGCAACATACAACGATAGTTTAGAAGAGGTTTTTGAAAACAAAGAACAAATTGAAGTTTCTAAATTTTACGAACGTTTACCAAAACCAACTGCATTAGCTGTTGAAGAATGGTTAAATGATAAAGTATACCACAGAACACCAGACGCAGAATAATATGTCTGTATTAAGCGGTAAAAAAATATTACTTGGTATTACAGCAGGTATTGCCGCTTATAAAACGGCAAGCTTAGTCCGTTTATTTATAAAATCAGGCGCAGAAGTCAAAGTTATTATGACACCTGCGTCTAAAGATTTTATAACACCACTTACACTTTCAACACTTTCTAAGAATCCAGTTCATTCAACTTTTTATGATAAAGAAGATGAAAATGAATTATGGAATAATCATGTAGATTTAGGTCTTTGGGCAGATGTGTTTTTAGTTGCACCAGCAACAGCAAATACATTATCTAAAATGGCTAATGGAACGTGTAATAACTTGTTGTTAGCAACCTATTTATCGGCAAAATGTCCAGTGTATTTTGCGCCTGCAATGGATTTGGATATGTATATTCATCCATCAACAAAAACAAGTTTAGACAAATTACAAGGCTTTGGCAATGTAATGATTCCTGCAACTTCTGGAGAATTAGCAAGCGGTCTAGTAGGAGAAGGAAGAATGGCAGAACCAGAAGATATTGTTTCTTTTATTGAAAAAGATGTACACTCAAAACTTCCGCTTCGCGGTAAAAAAGTATTAATTACTGCGGGTCCAACTTATGAAGCTATAGATCCAGTTCGTTTTATTGGAAACCATTCTTCAGGTAAAATGGGATTTGAAGTTGCAAAAACTGCGGCAAGTTTAGGAGCTGAGGTATTTTTAGTTTCTGGTCCATCTAGCCAAAAGGTTAAGCATTCTTTTATTCAAAGAATAGATGTAAAATCTGCAGAAGAAATGTATAATGCATGTCATAAAGTATACAAAACTGTAGACATTGCTATATTATCTGCTGCTGTAGCAGATTATAAACCAAAAAATATAGCAACTCAAAAAATAAAAAAGAAAGATGCTTCGTTACACATAGAGTTATCACCAACAAAAGATATTTTAAAATCTTTAGGTGAAATTAAAACGAATCAATTTTTGGTAGGTTTTGCTTTGGAAACAAATAACGAAGTTGAAAACGCTAAGAAGAAAATAAAAAGTAAAAATTTAGATTTAATTGTTTTAAACTCGCTACAAGATAAAGGAGCAGGTTTTGCAGGAGATACAAATAAAATTACTATTATTGATAAAGATTTTAGCCAACAAGTGTTTGAATTAAAATCTAAAAAAGAAGTATCGAAAGATATTATTAATGAAATTATAAACAGAATAGATGCGTAATATAGTACTTGTTTTAGCTTGTTTTTTATCGATTGCAACAGCAAACTCGCAAGAGTTAAATGCGTTGGTAACTGTTAATGCAGATCAAGTTCAGAGTACCAATAAACAAGTTTATTCAACTTTAGAAATAGCGTTAACAGAATTTATTAATCAAACAGAATGGACTAATAAAACTGTAAAACCGCAAGAAAGAATCAATTGTGCTTTTACAATTATTGTTAGCAACCAATCTGGGAATAATTTTGATGCAAGTATTCAAGTACAATCAACAAGACCTGTTTTTGGATCTACATATGAAACGCCTGTTTTAAATATAAATGATGGAAACTTTAGTTTTCGTTATAATGAGTTTGATCCATTATTATACAATGCTACACAGTTTGATTCTAATTTAGTTTCAACTATTGTGTTTTATGTGTACACAATTTTAGGTGTAGATGCAGAT of the Tenacibaculum todarodis genome contains:
- the coaBC gene encoding bifunctional phosphopantothenoylcysteine decarboxylase/phosphopantothenate--cysteine ligase CoaBC produces the protein MSVLSGKKILLGITAGIAAYKTASLVRLFIKSGAEVKVIMTPASKDFITPLTLSTLSKNPVHSTFYDKEDENELWNNHVDLGLWADVFLVAPATANTLSKMANGTCNNLLLATYLSAKCPVYFAPAMDLDMYIHPSTKTSLDKLQGFGNVMIPATSGELASGLVGEGRMAEPEDIVSFIEKDVHSKLPLRGKKVLITAGPTYEAIDPVRFIGNHSSGKMGFEVAKTAASLGAEVFLVSGPSSQKVKHSFIQRIDVKSAEEMYNACHKVYKTVDIAILSAAVADYKPKNIATQKIKKKDASLHIELSPTKDILKSLGEIKTNQFLVGFALETNNEVENAKKKIKSKNLDLIVLNSLQDKGAGFAGDTNKITIIDKDFSQQVFELKSKKEVSKDIINEIINRIDA
- a CDS encoding DNA-directed RNA polymerase subunit omega, whose protein sequence is MDYKDTNAASTTITYDKGAIEAPTDNIYEAISIIAKRATQINSDLKKELVEKLDEFATYNDSLEEVFENKEQIEVSKFYERLPKPTALAVEEWLNDKVYHRTPDAE
- a CDS encoding outer membrane protein assembly factor BamD, encoding MKKVVYLLAFSLLLISCGEYQKVLNKGTTEDQYKMAVKMYEAQKYGKAIRLFEKITPSYRGKPQMERIQFMVANSNFNEKSYSLAGYYFDRFTQNYPKSSKKEEAAFLSALSYYKAAPRFSLDPTDTNKALNAFQKFIDENPNSSKIAEANKYYKEIRYKLEKKSFEIAKTYYRTADYDTRNYKAAIQAFDNLLSDYLGTEFKEEALYYRFKAANDFALKSTKRRKEERIKEAVTAYQKLKRNFPESKFMEDSNEMLAELQEEQKQFAKI
- a CDS encoding esterase-like activity of phytase family protein, which produces MDEFVLADSIKSNNSVIGGLSGVDFANGYYYFVVDDSRKPRFVKSKIKFDKDTITSIDFIDVIYLNDSTETFYNNTFLDLESIFVDEETQEINFVSEGSIVKGKSPSVFTTDALGKLVHNYTIPSYFIPNKIAKLKHNGAFEGSSKSVDNKGFWIAMESPLIVDGDEPTFKKTSSPIRITYFDKTSKKATKQFAYQLEHITKPSKGKVNLNGLTAILEYKENHFFIIERTYQSGYGAHGNIIRIFEATVANETTNILNVASLRKTDFIPLKKKLLFNFENVENKLTDGIIDNIEGITFGPTLANGNKSLLLVSDDNFQLYGKQLNQLLLLEIVEK
- the dapA gene encoding 4-hydroxy-tetrahydrodipicolinate synthase gives rise to the protein MQKFIGTGVALVTPFNNDLSVDFEALKKLVNYNIDNGTNYLVINGTTGESGTITEEEKQEIIAVIVDVNKGRLPLVLGVGGNNTANVVKELQTRDLSNIDGILSVAPYYSKPTQEGFYQHFKAIAEATDKPIILYNVPGRTAKNMEPATTLRLAKDFKNVVAVKEAGNNQQQYYELIKNKPADFLIISGDDDLALGTTLAGGSGVISVIGQALPKEFSTMINLGLAGNNVEGFKIHYKIMDIINAIFEENNPAGIKSVLHKLNICSDEVRLPLVKASPESQKKLAQFIDNL
- a CDS encoding ferritin; this translates as MLSKKIEEALNGQITIEAESSQVYLSMACWAETQGFEGVAQFMYAHSDEERMHMLKLVKFVNERGGHAKISELAAPPTEFGSFKNMFQTLFDHEVFVSKSINDLVHITLEERDYATHNFLQWYVSEQIEEEALARNILDKINLIGDDKGGLYLFDNDVKQIVGQQNTDQQ
- a CDS encoding DUF4835 family protein, whose amino-acid sequence is MRNIVLVLACFLSIATANSQELNALVTVNADQVQSTNKQVYSTLEIALTEFINQTEWTNKTVKPQERINCAFTIIVSNQSGNNFDASIQVQSTRPVFGSTYETPVLNINDGNFSFRYNEFDPLLYNATQFDSNLVSTIVFYVYTILGVDADTFALKGGQNYLKEAERVMLQAQQSGISGWQNQVGSQNRFELIDNFLSPKYATLRSIYYNFHRNGLDKFSSDLTNGKQQVELSVTQLEQLFNKDVGNYMIRVFLDAKSDEIVTIFTDGKESRNQQKMATVLQKIMPTQGNKWRKIE
- a CDS encoding DUF6913 domain-containing protein — protein: MFNFLKKKETVLANKLAELQLETIKSSKRNKVKTVAIITTEEISQKYNLQNLVEKSLAIKNTKIYSFRKFDKQNEISLNHFSEKDIAKNGKIKDENFNVFLNEPFDLLIGFFDTNHLYIEYATAKSNATYKAGFANVNEDLFDLEIHSKTDHTSEFLSELKKYLQILDKH
- a CDS encoding lysoplasmalogenase, producing the protein MTKQTKITIASILFLIVTIIDVYAVIVQDKTLEMIFKPLLMTTLVIIYLVSVKKPNFWLVSALFFSFWGDVFLLDKTNYFVFGLGSFLIAHCLYIVMTKQFLKKFNFKELLICFPPFAMIFLGVLQFIKHNLGEMLIPVIVYGLVISVFGAFALLNYRQERTTPNMWLLLGAVLFIASDSLIAINNFYSPKQLFNVLIVVLYILSQYLIVKAVIKKTIK